GAGGACCTGGTGCTCCTTTTAATGTAGCTtctattttgtatttatgtaaatctgttttaatgtgtcctgtctggatgtgatatattgtgttttaatgcacCCTTTTTAATAGCAGATTTTGCGCAAAACAAATGTCTGCCTTTGGTATGCAAAAAGtagacaataaagtatatccTATTTCAAATTTGGGATAAGTAATTAAAGTGACATGCCTTGTGACAACTTgtacaagtaaaagtaatcaTCTCAAACTCCCAATTAGCACTTAAGTAATATATATAGGCTAAATATTGttgaaaagtaaaagttttTCAGACCTCTAAGTTACATATAACTACTGTTTCAACACCTTTTAAATGTCTCCATGTCAACATGTAATTAGGATCTGTTTGACATTATAATATAGTAATTTAAAATCTGTTAAACCAACtaagacattaaaaaaacagtaattttctAACCTAATCTAGCCCCGTTTTAATCAGTAACATCTCAGTATCTGTGTGTAATGCTGCTTTTgagtattattaatatttgatataatatttgagcatattgttttatgttaaatgcagtacctgtgagggtttctggacaatatctgtaattgatttgtgttgttaattgatttccaataataaatatatacatacatttacataaagcagcatatttgcccactcccatgttgataagagtattaaatacttcacaaatctccctttaaggtacattttgaacagataaaaaatgtgtgattaatcacgattaaatatttgaatggattgccTTGTGACCTTGTGAtgatttcctctcctctcccaggTGACACGGTGTTCATCGTCCTCCGGAAGCAGCGCCTCATCTTCCTGCACTGGTACCACCACATCACCGTGCTGCTCTACTCCTGGTACTCCTACAAGGACCAGGTGGCGGGCGGCGGCTGGTTCATGACCATGAACTACGTGGTCCACTCTCTCATGTACACGTACTACGCGGCGCGGGCGGCCGGCCTGCGGGTTCCCCGTCCCTGCGCCATGATCATCACGGCCTCCCAGATCCTGCAGATGGTGATGGGCCTGGCCGTCCTGGGCCTGGTGTACCGCTGGATGCACGAGGTGCGCTGCCCGTCCCAGATGGACAACATCGCGTGGGGCTCTCTCATGTACCTCAGCTACTTGGTCCTCTTTGCCTCGTTCTTCTACAACACCTACCTCAGAGGCTCCTCTGGCGACAAAGGGTCCAAGGCAGAGTAGTGCTGTCGAAGTGTGCCATAAGTAGAAACGACCGACCGTGAGATGCCGTGAATGTGTGAGTCACAACCAGGTCCTCCTCTTTTTAACGACATTCTCACTTGACTTTTTATAGGCATCCGTAGCTCGACGCAGTTATACATCCGTGGATTTAGAGCGGTAGGAAGGAGGAGGCCTGCTCAGACTCAGACAGGAGCACAGTATGGAGATGGAGGAATACCACTAACATAGTTCTCACCTCGTTTATATTATTGCCTCTGTGACTTAGACTCTTGGCCAgtatcaaaaaaaaaacagccacatGTTTGTCAGAGGTGGTTAACAGATGTTTGTATGTTGTAATGACAAAATGATCATCCTTGATGTACACGGAAAAGCTCTGAAGTAGAAAAAGAAGTATGGATTTTAGATTTTAAAGGAACTGTTCAACATATTTagcacttatttgctttctctctgagagtagggatgtcacggtgaggaacTTTGGTGACGCCTAATATCTGTAGAGCACTTACTCTGATCTTTAACGTTGAGGCGACAGGTTTCCAGCTCGCACACCGTGCTGTGaacgctccgtcctcctcacgccgactgcctcattaacgttatgatTCTCTTATTAGCGCTGGGTTCAAATCCGAAGTATTGACGAATAGGCACttttaaatgatgaatgaatgccttttattgtcattgcacagcTGTACAACGAAACTCTGGAGAAACTCCTCTCAGTGGtgcaaaaaaagaataaaagaaagataaaaagataaaatagaTCGACCCAACAACTCAGCATGTATAATACATAAACTGGTAGCAGCATAGATAAACAATATTGCACAATTCCAGCAGGATATATTATTGCACTTAGCCGTGATAGTGCATATTACTAGTGAGAGTTCAGTTCTCTTGTGTTTTTGGCTTTGACTCCAAATCCTGAGACTCcgtccgtacggagcagacactttcactttcagtttgtagcgtccgtcctCCGACTACGTGTTGATATCACTGCTTTAAGTATTGAGCTGGAGTCAGGATGTAttcagcttagcttagcataaagtgtggaagcagagggaaacacCTCACAAGTTTTATtctaaagtgaaaaaaacaccaacaacaccctCTAAAAGATCTTAAATATTTGAcctgtaaataaaataatttactcaaactgattattaaaatagttggcgaataatttaatagttgacaacttatcgattaattATTGTCGCTCTAGTTGTGAAGGTTGCTTTTGAAATgtaataagtagggctgtcaaagttaacgtaataataacgcattttaatgccactaatttctttaacacaatcggtcccttgacctctgacctccagatatgtgaatgtaaatgggttctctgggtacccacgagtctcccctttacagacatgcccactttatgatcatcacagacaatatctgtcattgatttgtgttaattgatttccagtaataaatatatacatacatttgcataaagcagcatatttgtccactcccatgttgataagagtattaaatacttgacaaatctccctttaaggtacattttcaacagatacaaatttaatatttgaatcgattgacagccctagtaataactAATGTAACTTATTACTTTTCTAACTAATGTTTTAATCTGGGCAATAAAGCTGAAAAGTCCTAAAAACATTAAGTTAAAGCAGGCAGTATAAAGGTCCACACACCAAACCGTCATCAGAGAACCAGCGGAGATGAAGGCCGACATAAAAGCTTTTTATTCAGATGTAATCACAAACATTTTGATTAGTAACTGCAATCTAGTTAACACTGTTCTTAGCAGTGCAGGTTGCCAGATCCAGTCGATGCAGAGATGTTGATGTCTGTGCAGAGACAGTGGTACCAAACGCGGCAACAACAAGACGTCAGGATGTCAATAGTTCTGGCACAGAGCTTAAGAAGTTCTTGCAGGAGCcacgctagctgtttccctccgcttccagtctttatgctaagctaagctaaccagacTCCAGAGCTTGTATTTAACTCTCACACAGGAAGcagaaaatgttgaactattcctttaaaatagTGTCTGTTTTAGCCCTAGCACAAGTGTGACCTCCAGAATAGTGAGTTTAGGATTACCAAAAGGGAATGAAGACTTCACAATGCACTAAATGAAAGATTTAAACATGTAGCTCTGAAGCTCGTCTGAAGGTCTTAAGCTTGTGTGTTTGGCGACGGTAAgctgctaacacacacacactcgttgTTTTAAAAAAGAGGAACGCTGGTGATCAGTAGAACACGTCTGCTTTCTCACAACACAAGCACTTTGTCAGATGATAAGATCTGAACACATTCCTCAGCTGACAGCCGTCCCAGAGCAGATGACTTCCAGGAAGTATGTTgtgtaatgtgttgtttaatgCTAAAGTCCTcctgtcccctctgtcccctctgtccaCATTCTGCCTTCTTCATCTCACCTGAGAACTTATACCGTACAAAGCCCCGTCTGCATGATGAGGAGAGTTTTAGTTGGTGGTGACGGCCACATAAACCAGCAGCCAAATGTAGAAAACAGGATGTCAGCGTGGATCTGCTCTTCAAATCTCAGTTGTTGTGAAACCCAGAGCACTCAAGCCTGACTTCCACTCCCTCTACAAATATAGACACACCCTAAATCACCTGTCTGCATCTACTGTGCTAGTACTACAAGCACTTCTGTTTGCTTTACAAGACAGTGGAAAGAAAAGAGGCTTAGTAGTTTCACTGTTTGTGTTCTCCGACCTCCTTACGCAGGATTATTTATCTAATTTATCTGTAAACCGTCCCCTGCAGTCACGTCTCAGTCATCATCAAACATCAGAGAGTAGTCTGTGATTTAGTTTATAgcactttaaaggaatacttcacccccaaaatgaccgtttgtatatcaattactcaccctgtgTTACCTTGAGTTCCTGAAGAAACctttttctctcatgcctccacggtgaatgGAGAATCAAAAAACGGAGAAAGGTCTTGATGAATTTAAATAAATGGgggccgcgtttaacaacatccatccatccatccgtcctttttcttccgcttatccggaaaacctccaaagggaggcgtccaggaggcgtCCTGATCAGATGTTGAACCACCTCAGCCACCTCCTTTTGACGTGAAGGAGCAGcgtctctactccgagctccgtccggatgtctgagctcctcaccctatcatctctaaggctgagcccagccaccctacggaggaagctcatttcggccgcttgtatccgcgatctcattctttcggtcactacccaaagttCATGACCGTAGGTGAAGgatggaa
The genomic region above belongs to Sebastes fasciatus isolate fSebFas1 chromosome 20, fSebFas1.pri, whole genome shotgun sequence and contains:
- the LOC141757974 gene encoding very long chain fatty acid elongase 6-like, with translation MKMNATELNPALAEYDFEQRFDEKRALEWMQENWSIGFMFCGLYAAFVFGGQHFMRERPKLNLRRPLVLWSLSLAIFSIIGALRTGLYMMHVLTNSGFRQSVCDISFYSAPVSKFWAYAFVLSKAPELGDTVFIVLRKQRLIFLHWYHHITVLLYSWYSYKDQVAGGGWFMTMNYVVHSLMYTYYAARAAGLRVPRPCAMIITASQILQMVMGLAVLGLVYRWMHEVRCPSQMDNIAWGSLMYLSYLVLFASFFYNTYLRGSSGDKGSKAE